In the genome of Eschrichtius robustus isolate mEscRob2 chromosome 12, mEscRob2.pri, whole genome shotgun sequence, one region contains:
- the GPX1 gene encoding glutathione peroxidase 1, producing the protein MTPVARLLKGGASRTPCSSSPRLSPVFLGTHTMCAAQRSAAALAAAAPRSVYAFSARPLAGGEPVNLGSLRGKVLLIENVASLUGTTVRDYTQMNDLQRRLGSRGLVVLGFPCNQFGHQENAKNEEILNCLKYVRPGGGFEPNFMLFEKCEVNGEKAHPLFAFLREALPTPSDDATALMTDPKFITWSPVCRNDVAWNFEKFLVGPDGVPVRRYSRRFLTIDIEPDIEALLSQGPSCA; encoded by the exons ATGACCCCGGTCGCCCGCCTGTTAAAAGGAGGCGCTTCCCGGACCCCGTGTTCGTCTAGTCCGCGGCTCTCTCCTGTCTTTTTGGGCACCCACACCATGTGCGCCGCTCAGCGCTCGGCGGCCGCCCTGGCGGCAGCGGCCCCGCGCTCGGTGTACGCCTTCTCTGCGCGCCCGCTGGCCGGCGGGGAGCCCGTGAACTTGGGGTCCCTGCGGGGCAAGGTGCTGCTCATTGAGAATGTGGCGTCGCTCTGAGGCACAACTGTCCGGGACTACACCCAGATGAATGACCTGCAGCGGCGCCTCGGGTCCCGGGGCCTGGTCGTGCTCGGCTTCCCGTGCAACCAGTTTGGGCATCAG GAAAATGCCAAGAACGAGGAGATCTTGAATTGCCTCAAGTACGTACGACCAGGCGGCGGGTTCGAGCCCAACTTCATGCTCTTCGAGAAGTGCGAGGTGAATGGCGAGAAGGCCCATCCGCTCTTCGCCTTCCTTCGGGAGGCTCTGCCCACGCCCAGTGACGACGCCACTGCCCTCATGACAGACCCCAAGTTCATCACCTGGTCTCCGGTGTGCCGCAACGACGTTGCCTGGAACTTCGAGAAGTTCCTGGTGGGCCCAGACGGTGTTCCCGTACGCAGGTACAGCCGCCGCTTTCTGACCATCGACATCGAGCCTGATATCGAAGCCCTGCTGTCCCAGGGGCCCAGCTGTGCCTAG